A single window of Pseudomonas lutea DNA harbors:
- a CDS encoding ATP-binding cassette domain-containing protein: MTLLKFSDVSLAFGAMPLLDKVSWQIARGERVCIIGRNGTGKSSMLKLVKGVQMPDDGNVWRAPGLKIGELPQELPVADGRTVFDVVAEGLDGVGELLAQYHHLSQNIITAEDLDKLMHVQSDLEARDGWRLQQLVDSTLSRLQLPADKTLAELSGGWRRRVLLAQALVSEPDLLMLDEPTNHLDIGAIAWLEEALKEFQGAVLFITHDRSFLQNLATRILELDRGGLIDWNGDYASFLVHKEAMLAAEETANALFDKRLAQEEVWIRQGIKARRTRNEGRVRALKALRVERSDRRERTGKANIQLDTADKSGKQVMVLDNVSFAHPGGPMLIKDFSMVLQREDRIGLLGANGTGKTTLLKLMLDNLQPTSGKVEVGTRLDVAYFDQLRHQLDLEKTVIDNVAEGRDFIDIDGQSRHVLSYLGDFLFSPQRARTPVKALSGGERARLLLAKLFSKPANLLVLDEPTNDLDVETLELLEEVLLTFKGTVLMVSHDRAFLDNVVTSTLVFEGEGKVREFVGGYQDWIRQGGSPRLLGVSDSKSGKSELATAVVQAAPVAATEMPVAKKKLSYKHQRELEALPAQIDSVEAQMAALTAEMAEPGFYQRPAEQTTAVMAQLESLQGELDGLLERWAELDE; the protein is encoded by the coding sequence ATGACCCTGCTCAAATTCAGCGATGTGTCCCTTGCGTTCGGCGCCATGCCGTTGTTGGACAAGGTGTCCTGGCAGATCGCCCGTGGTGAGCGGGTCTGCATCATCGGCCGCAACGGCACTGGCAAATCCAGCATGTTGAAGCTGGTCAAGGGTGTGCAGATGCCCGACGACGGCAATGTCTGGCGCGCGCCCGGCCTGAAAATCGGCGAATTGCCCCAGGAGCTGCCGGTCGCCGACGGCCGCACCGTGTTTGACGTCGTCGCCGAAGGCCTTGATGGTGTCGGCGAGCTCCTTGCTCAGTATCATCACCTGAGCCAGAACATCATTACCGCCGAAGACCTCGACAAGCTCATGCATGTCCAGTCGGACCTCGAAGCCCGTGACGGCTGGCGCCTGCAGCAACTGGTAGACAGCACGCTCAGCCGCCTGCAACTGCCTGCAGACAAAACCCTCGCCGAGCTCTCCGGTGGCTGGCGTCGCCGTGTGCTGCTCGCCCAGGCCCTGGTCTCCGAACCCGACCTGCTGATGCTCGACGAGCCCACCAACCACCTGGACATCGGCGCCATCGCCTGGCTCGAAGAAGCGCTGAAGGAATTCCAGGGCGCGGTGTTGTTCATCACCCACGACCGTTCCTTCCTGCAAAACCTGGCCACCCGTATTCTGGAACTGGATCGCGGCGGCCTGATCGACTGGAATGGCGATTACGCCAGCTTCCTGGTCCACAAGGAAGCCATGCTGGCGGCCGAAGAGACCGCCAACGCCTTGTTCGACAAGCGCCTGGCCCAGGAAGAAGTGTGGATCCGTCAGGGCATCAAGGCTCGTCGTACCCGTAACGAAGGTCGTGTGCGCGCCCTCAAGGCATTGCGTGTCGAACGCAGCGACCGCCGCGAACGCACTGGCAAAGCCAACATCCAGCTCGACACGGCCGACAAGTCCGGCAAGCAGGTGATGGTCCTCGACAATGTCAGCTTCGCCCACCCGGGCGGGCCGATGTTGATCAAGGACTTCTCCATGGTGCTGCAGCGCGAGGACCGCATTGGTCTGCTTGGGGCCAACGGTACCGGCAAGACCACGCTGCTGAAGCTGATGCTCGACAACCTGCAGCCCACCAGCGGCAAGGTTGAAGTGGGTACCCGTCTTGACGTCGCCTATTTCGACCAGTTGCGTCATCAGCTCGATCTGGAAAAGACCGTCATCGACAACGTGGCCGAAGGGCGCGACTTCATCGACATCGACGGTCAGAGCCGCCACGTCCTCAGCTACCTCGGCGACTTCCTGTTCAGCCCGCAGCGTGCCCGCACGCCGGTCAAGGCGTTGTCGGGCGGCGAGCGTGCCCGTCTGTTGCTGGCCAAACTGTTCAGCAAACCGGCCAACCTGCTGGTGCTCGATGAGCCCACCAACGATCTCGACGTCGAAACCCTTGAGCTGTTGGAAGAAGTGCTGTTGACCTTCAAAGGCACCGTTCTGATGGTCAGCCACGACCGGGCATTCCTCGACAACGTCGTCACCAGCACACTGGTGTTTGAAGGCGAGGGCAAGGTTCGCGAATTCGTCGGCGGCTATCAGGACTGGATTCGTCAGGGCGGTTCGCCGCGTTTGCTCGGTGTCAGTGACAGCAAGTCCGGCAAGTCCGAGCTGGCGACTGCTGTGGTGCAGGCGGCGCCGGTTGCAGCGACAGAAATGCCCGTTGCCAAAAAGAAGCTCAGCTACAAGCATCAGCGCGAGCTCGAAGCGCTTCCGGCCCAAATTGATAGCGTCGAGGCGCAGATGGCAGCCCTGACCGCCGAGATGGCCGAGCCGGGTTTCTATC
- a CDS encoding transglycosylase SLT domain-containing protein has product MRSRLFSLLSCLLLSATAAQSVQAVDLTTQRQYYDEAKRALAKGDGGPYRMYAAALADYPLEPYLAYDELTARLNGASNEEVEKFFAEHGDLPQANYMKLRWLRLLASRGDWQPFVKYYDPKLNFVELDCLYGSYQLGHGQKSEGYANAEKTWMTGKTLPAACDTFFTQWAVEGQLTEQKRWQRAKLAAQVRNYALATQLVNSMTTLAPQGRLLIAVAQKPEMVNNQGQFMPADEAMSDVVGLGLRRLAKQDPQRAMELLDSYAPVLHFSHEEQVQIAKEIGLTLARSYDGRALEVMTKYDPDLRDNTVTEWRLRLLLRLGRWSDAYELTRRLPQDLATTNRWRYWQARSLELAQPNSPLLPGLYKTVAKERDFYGFLAADRIQTPYMLNNKPLVMSPALIAKVRNTPGVRRALEFYDRGQIVDGRREWYHVTRRFSRDEMVAQAKLAYDMHWYFPAIRTISQAQYWDDLDIRFPMAHRDTLVREAQVRGLHSSWVFAITRQESAFMDDARSGVGASGLMQLMPATAKETARKFSIPLASPAQVLDPDKNIQLGAAYLSQVHAQFNGNRVLASAAYNAGPGRVRQWLRGANHLAFDVWVESIPFDETRQYVQNVLSYAVIYGQKLNSPQPLVDWHERFFDDL; this is encoded by the coding sequence ATGCGCAGTCGTTTGTTCAGCCTTTTGTCCTGCCTGCTTCTGTCGGCCACCGCTGCCCAGTCCGTCCAAGCGGTCGATCTCACCACTCAACGCCAGTATTACGATGAAGCCAAACGCGCGCTGGCCAAGGGCGACGGCGGCCCTTATCGCATGTACGCCGCCGCCCTTGCGGATTACCCGCTCGAGCCATACCTGGCCTACGACGAACTGACGGCGCGGTTGAACGGCGCGAGCAATGAGGAGGTCGAGAAGTTCTTCGCCGAGCATGGCGACCTGCCCCAGGCCAACTACATGAAGTTGCGCTGGTTGCGGCTTCTGGCGTCACGCGGCGACTGGCAGCCTTTCGTCAAGTACTACGACCCCAAGCTCAATTTCGTCGAACTCGACTGTCTTTATGGCTCGTATCAGCTCGGCCATGGCCAGAAGTCAGAAGGCTACGCCAACGCTGAAAAGACCTGGATGACCGGCAAAACCCTGCCGGCGGCTTGCGACACGTTTTTCACCCAGTGGGCCGTTGAAGGCCAACTGACCGAACAGAAGCGCTGGCAACGCGCCAAGCTCGCCGCCCAGGTGCGCAACTACGCGTTGGCCACGCAATTGGTCAACAGCATGACCACCCTGGCGCCTCAGGGCCGTCTGCTGATCGCCGTGGCGCAAAAGCCCGAGATGGTCAACAACCAGGGGCAGTTCATGCCGGCCGACGAGGCGATGTCCGATGTGGTTGGGCTGGGCCTGCGCCGACTGGCCAAACAGGACCCGCAGCGCGCGATGGAACTGCTCGACAGCTACGCGCCGGTTTTGCATTTTTCCCATGAAGAACAGGTCCAGATCGCCAAGGAAATCGGTCTGACGCTGGCCCGCAGTTACGACGGTCGCGCCCTTGAGGTGATGACCAAATACGACCCGGACCTGCGTGACAATACGGTCACTGAATGGCGCCTGCGCCTTTTACTGCGTCTGGGCCGCTGGAGCGACGCCTACGAGTTGACGCGTCGCCTGCCCCAGGATTTGGCAACCACAAACCGCTGGCGCTACTGGCAGGCACGCTCGCTGGAACTGGCCCAGCCCAACAGCCCGCTGCTGCCGGGGTTGTACAAGACCGTTGCCAAGGAGCGTGACTTCTACGGCTTTCTTGCCGCCGACCGCATCCAGACGCCGTACATGCTCAACAACAAGCCCCTGGTGATGAGCCCGGCGCTGATCGCCAAAGTGCGCAACACGCCGGGCGTGCGCCGTGCGCTGGAGTTTTATGACCGCGGACAGATCGTCGACGGTCGCCGCGAGTGGTACCACGTCACCCGTCGCTTCAGCCGGGACGAAATGGTCGCCCAGGCCAAGCTTGCGTACGACATGCACTGGTACTTCCCGGCCATCCGCACCATCAGCCAGGCGCAGTACTGGGACGACCTGGATATCCGCTTCCCCATGGCTCACCGCGACACCCTGGTGCGCGAGGCTCAGGTCCGCGGGCTGCATTCCAGCTGGGTCTTTGCGATCACTCGTCAGGAAAGCGCGTTCATGGACGATGCCCGGTCCGGCGTCGGCGCCAGCGGCTTGATGCAGTTGATGCCCGCTACGGCCAAAGAGACCGCGCGTAAATTCAGCATCCCGCTGGCATCACCGGCGCAGGTGCTCGACCCGGACAAAAACATCCAGCTTGGTGCCGCTTACCTGAGCCAGGTGCATGCGCAGTTCAACGGTAACCGGGTTCTCGCCTCGGCGGCCTACAATGCAGGGCCGGGACGTGTCCGCCAATGGCTGAGGGGCGCCAATCACCTGGCCTTCGACGTCTGGGTTGAAAGCATCCCGTTCGACGAAACACGTCAATACGTGCAAAACGTGTTGTCATACGCAGTCATCTACGGCCAAAAGCTCAATTCACCGCAGCCGCTGGTGGACTGGCATGAACGTTTTTTTGATGATTTGTGA
- a CDS encoding MOSC domain-containing protein has product MLHLSALYRYPLKSCMAEPLQQAGFDELGMSGDRRWMLVDEASGRFYTQRALPQMAQLSVLWTGDAVTLSAPGLGSLDVQVPADEEANLRGITIWRDNFRVPDAGEEAARWVSALVGKPTRLVHVPKARARWLPSGYGTVEDRVGFADGFPLLLIGQSSLEDLSQKVGRPLEMLRFRPNLVVSGAEAFAEDGWKRIRIGDVELRVLKPCSRCIMTTMDPATGERSADREPMTTLKTYRERNGEIWFGQNLVSDGPGQVEVGMPVEVLE; this is encoded by the coding sequence ATGTTGCACCTCAGCGCGCTGTATCGGTATCCCCTCAAATCCTGCATGGCCGAGCCGCTGCAGCAGGCCGGCTTCGATGAGTTGGGCATGAGCGGCGACCGTCGCTGGATGCTGGTGGACGAGGCCAGTGGCCGGTTCTACACCCAGCGCGCGCTGCCGCAGATGGCCCAATTGTCGGTGTTGTGGACGGGCGATGCAGTGACGTTGTCGGCGCCAGGTCTTGGCAGTCTGGACGTGCAGGTGCCGGCGGATGAAGAAGCTAACTTGCGCGGCATTACCATCTGGCGCGACAACTTTCGGGTGCCCGATGCGGGCGAGGAGGCGGCGCGCTGGGTCAGTGCGTTGGTGGGCAAGCCGACGCGGCTGGTGCATGTTCCGAAAGCCCGGGCACGCTGGCTGCCCTCCGGTTATGGAACGGTCGAAGACCGTGTCGGGTTCGCTGACGGCTTTCCGCTGTTGTTGATCGGGCAGTCGTCGCTGGAAGACTTGTCGCAAAAAGTCGGGCGCCCTCTGGAGATGCTGAGGTTCCGTCCCAATCTGGTGGTCTCAGGGGCTGAAGCGTTCGCCGAGGATGGCTGGAAGCGAATTCGCATCGGCGACGTAGAGCTGCGGGTGTTGAAGCCCTGCTCGCGGTGCATCATGACCACGATGGACCCGGCCACCGGTGAGCGCAGCGCTGACCGCGAGCCGATGACCACGCTCAAAACCTATCGAGAAAGAAACGGGGAGATCTGGTTCGGGCAGAATCTGGTGAGCGATGGGCCTGGGCAGGTCGAGGTCGGCATGCCGGTGGAAGTGCTGGAGTAG
- a CDS encoding chemotaxis protein CheV, giving the protein MAGILDTVDQRTQLVGENRLEILMFRLAGRQLFAINVFKVQEVLQLPKLTLMPQRHPFVCGVVNLRGQTLPVIDLSQAIGMRPLVPGPSSTIIVTEYNRSVQAFLVGGVDRIVNMNWEAILPPPTSAGRQHYLTAISKVDDQLVEIIDVEKVLAEIVPYSAKVSRDKLDDPVLSRAVGREVLLVDDSNVALSQLRDTLGQLGVKMHVARDGLKALNMLKAWADTGEVMTDKLLMVFTDAEMPEMDGYRLTTEIRNDARLRGLYVVLHTSLSGSFNESMVKKVGCDNFLSKFQPDKLVDVVRERLMLDN; this is encoded by the coding sequence ATGGCTGGCATTCTCGACACAGTAGACCAACGTACACAGCTGGTAGGTGAGAACCGCCTGGAAATTCTCATGTTCCGCCTGGCTGGCCGTCAGTTGTTCGCAATCAACGTATTCAAGGTTCAGGAAGTTCTGCAACTGCCCAAGTTGACGCTCATGCCGCAACGTCACCCGTTCGTGTGCGGCGTGGTCAACCTGCGCGGCCAGACGCTGCCGGTGATCGATCTGTCCCAGGCCATCGGCATGCGCCCTCTGGTACCGGGCCCGTCGAGCACGATCATCGTCACCGAGTACAACCGCTCGGTGCAGGCGTTCCTGGTAGGTGGGGTCGATCGCATCGTCAACATGAACTGGGAGGCGATTCTGCCGCCTCCGACCAGTGCAGGTCGTCAGCATTACCTGACCGCGATCAGCAAGGTGGACGACCAGTTGGTCGAAATCATCGACGTCGAAAAAGTCCTGGCCGAAATCGTGCCTTATAGCGCCAAGGTCTCCCGTGACAAGCTGGACGATCCGGTCCTTTCACGTGCCGTTGGCCGCGAAGTGTTGCTGGTGGACGACTCCAACGTGGCGCTTTCGCAACTGCGCGACACCCTGGGTCAGTTGGGCGTGAAGATGCACGTTGCCCGTGACGGTCTGAAGGCCCTGAACATGCTCAAGGCCTGGGCCGACACTGGCGAGGTCATGACCGACAAGCTGCTGATGGTCTTTACCGATGCTGAAATGCCGGAGATGGACGGATATCGTCTGACCACCGAAATTCGTAATGACGCGCGTTTGCGCGGTTTGTATGTCGTACTGCACACGTCTTTGTCCGGCAGCTTCAACGAGTCCATGGTCAAGAAGGTCGGCTGTGACAATTTCCTGTCCAAGTTCCAGCCGGACAAGCTGGTCGATGTAGTTCGTGAGCGTTTGATGCTCGATAACTGA
- the yegS gene encoding lipid kinase YegS, translated as MTARRALLILHGKQALNDDVRTAVERKRTHGWELDVRVTWEAGDAQRLVREGLAAGHRQIIAGGGDGTLRDVAEALALSEVDASLVIMPLGTANDFARSAGVPLEPERALDLLDVPARAVDMGAVGEQMFLNMATGGFGSQVTANTSEDLKKILGGAAYLFTGLTRFSELTAASAELTGPDFHWQGDLLALGIGNGRQAGGGHPLCPEALADDGLLDISILPAPQEVVSTLRSLLEGGLGLDNMFVRARLPWVELKSAQGLTINLDGEPLRGDARRFEARPGALRVHLPSHSPLLGQTRQLA; from the coding sequence ATGACAGCGCGCAGGGCATTACTGATTCTCCATGGCAAGCAGGCGCTCAACGACGATGTCCGCACAGCGGTAGAGCGCAAGCGTACTCACGGCTGGGAACTCGATGTGCGCGTCACCTGGGAAGCCGGTGATGCCCAGCGGCTGGTGCGAGAAGGCTTGGCCGCAGGCCATCGGCAGATCATCGCCGGTGGCGGCGATGGCACGCTGCGCGACGTCGCCGAGGCCCTGGCGCTGTCGGAAGTCGACGCCAGCCTGGTAATCATGCCGCTGGGCACCGCCAACGACTTTGCCCGTTCGGCCGGGGTTCCGCTGGAACCCGAGCGAGCCCTGGACCTGCTGGACGTACCGGCACGTGCAGTGGACATGGGAGCCGTCGGCGAGCAGATGTTTCTGAACATGGCCACCGGCGGCTTTGGCAGTCAGGTCACTGCCAACACCTCCGAGGACCTGAAGAAGATCCTTGGCGGCGCGGCCTATCTGTTCACCGGGTTGACTCGGTTCAGTGAGCTGACCGCCGCCTCTGCAGAACTGACCGGCCCCGATTTTCACTGGCAGGGCGACTTGCTCGCGCTGGGGATTGGCAACGGACGTCAGGCTGGGGGCGGTCATCCGCTGTGCCCGGAAGCGCTCGCCGACGACGGCCTGCTGGACATCAGCATTCTGCCAGCGCCTCAGGAAGTGGTCAGCACCCTGAGAAGCCTGCTCGAAGGGGGCCTTGGTCTGGACAACATGTTCGTCCGGGCGCGGCTACCTTGGGTGGAGCTTAAATCGGCGCAAGGGCTGACCATCAATCTTGACGGCGAACCGTTGCGTGGCGATGCCAGGCGCTTCGAAGCGCGACCGGGGGCGCTGCGCGTGCACCTGCCGTCTCACTCACCCTTGCTGGGCCAGACCCGGCAACTCGCCTGA
- a CDS encoding mannose-1-phosphate guanylyltransferase/mannose-6-phosphate isomerase, whose protein sequence is MGTLIPCIIAGGAGTRLWPVSREAMPKFFMRMPDGESLLQKTFNRASQLDGVESVLTVTNREVYFRTVDDYRLLNQRNLPLEFVLEPSGRNTAPAIAAAALHAQARHGDDAQLLILPADQLINDVAAFGAAVKSASKLADEGWLVTFGLIPSRAETGFGYIEKGQALSSEAFQVARFVEKPDAATAQDYVAGGLHLWNAGMFCMRVDVLLAEMEIHAPQVLAAVRECLARCNTKEGRNELQIELDSATFALAPDISIDYALMEHSQKVAVVPCELGWSDIGSWSAIRELSSADENGNQCNGQVVLHDVTNCYIDSKKRLVGGVGLDNLIIIDTPDALLIADADRSQEVKIIAQELKRQQHPAYLLHNTVTRPWGTYTVLEEGKRFKIKRIVVKPQASLSLQMHHHRSEHWIVVSGMALVTNNDDEFMLDTNESTFIKPGHTHRLVNPGVIDLVMIEVQSGEYLGEDDIVRFTDVYGRVPEAAKV, encoded by the coding sequence ATGGGCACTCTTATCCCCTGCATAATCGCTGGCGGCGCCGGCACCCGGTTGTGGCCTGTTTCACGTGAAGCCATGCCCAAATTCTTCATGCGCATGCCGGATGGCGAAAGCCTGCTGCAGAAGACCTTCAACCGTGCCAGCCAACTGGACGGCGTTGAGAGCGTGCTTACCGTCACCAATCGAGAGGTGTATTTCCGCACCGTTGATGACTATCGCTTGCTCAACCAACGCAACCTGCCGCTGGAATTCGTGCTTGAACCCTCTGGCCGCAACACCGCCCCTGCCATCGCTGCGGCCGCGTTGCACGCACAGGCGCGTCATGGCGACGACGCGCAGTTGCTGATTCTCCCAGCCGACCAGCTGATCAACGACGTGGCTGCGTTTGGTGCTGCGGTGAAGAGCGCGAGCAAGCTGGCCGACGAGGGCTGGCTGGTCACGTTCGGGCTCATCCCCTCCCGTGCCGAGACCGGGTTTGGCTACATCGAAAAAGGCCAGGCGCTCAGCAGCGAGGCGTTTCAGGTCGCACGCTTCGTAGAGAAACCCGATGCTGCGACGGCGCAGGACTACGTTGCAGGCGGGCTGCATCTGTGGAACGCCGGCATGTTCTGCATGCGTGTGGACGTGCTGCTGGCCGAAATGGAGATCCACGCCCCGCAGGTGCTTGCGGCTGTCCGTGAATGCCTGGCGCGATGCAACACCAAGGAAGGTCGCAACGAGTTGCAAATCGAACTGGACAGCGCGACGTTTGCGCTGGCGCCGGACATCTCGATCGATTACGCCCTGATGGAGCATTCGCAGAAGGTCGCGGTGGTGCCGTGCGAGTTGGGATGGAGCGATATCGGTTCGTGGAGCGCGATCCGCGAGCTGTCCTCGGCCGATGAAAACGGGAACCAGTGCAACGGTCAGGTCGTTCTGCATGACGTGACCAATTGTTACATCGACTCGAAGAAGCGGCTGGTCGGGGGCGTGGGTCTGGATAACCTGATCATCATTGACACCCCGGATGCGTTGTTGATTGCCGACGCTGACCGCAGTCAGGAAGTCAAAATCATCGCGCAGGAGCTCAAGCGTCAGCAGCATCCGGCGTATCTGTTGCATAACACGGTGACTCGCCCGTGGGGCACGTACACGGTGCTGGAGGAAGGCAAGCGTTTCAAGATCAAGCGTATCGTGGTCAAGCCGCAGGCGTCGCTGTCGTTGCAGATGCATCATCACCGCAGCGAGCACTGGATCGTGGTCAGTGGTATGGCGCTTGTGACCAATAATGATGATGAGTTCATGCTGGACACTAATGAGTCGACGTTCATCAAGCCTGGGCATACTCATCGTCTGGTCAATCCGGGTGTGATTGATTTGGTGATGATTGAGGTGCAGAGCGGCGAGTATTTGGGTGAGGACGATATCGTGCGGTTCACTGATGTGTATGGGCGGGTGCCGGAGGCGGCTAAGGTTTAG
- a CDS encoding LysR family transcriptional regulator, with the protein MEIRHFRYFLAVARHRHFTRAAEQLGIAPPTLTRQIQDLENALGTPLFLREQREVRLTEAGRALQIEAELAVRQFETAQFNVQRAGRGEAGRIELGYVASAVFSGVLQRHVGEFRQRHPDVEFSIIEHLMPTLPRRIEEGRLDVGFIRSPMQLPDSLSAVELLTEGFVLALPDTCWLGKLKVINAQHVQNETFILPEQISGTLEVAAHGGFAPTLGPQPGSLVSVIALVSLGQGIAVVPESVVNHIRLPNVLYRPLEDCRPTSSLSLIHRRHEKAPATNRFIDHIKAAQTP; encoded by the coding sequence ATGGAAATACGTCACTTCCGTTACTTCCTGGCGGTCGCCCGGCACCGGCATTTCACCCGCGCCGCCGAGCAGCTGGGCATCGCGCCCCCGACGCTGACTCGCCAGATCCAGGACCTGGAAAACGCCCTGGGCACTCCCTTGTTTCTGCGTGAGCAGCGGGAAGTCAGGCTGACCGAAGCAGGGCGGGCATTGCAGATCGAAGCGGAACTGGCAGTGCGGCAATTTGAAACCGCGCAGTTCAATGTCCAGCGCGCCGGACGCGGCGAGGCCGGCCGGATAGAGTTGGGCTATGTCGCCTCAGCGGTGTTTTCGGGGGTGCTGCAACGGCATGTGGGTGAGTTTCGCCAGCGCCACCCGGACGTCGAGTTCAGCATCATCGAACACCTCATGCCGACGCTGCCCCGGCGAATAGAAGAAGGCCGGCTGGATGTCGGGTTCATCCGCTCCCCGATGCAATTGCCCGACTCCCTGAGCGCCGTGGAACTGTTGACGGAAGGATTTGTGCTGGCGCTGCCGGACACCTGCTGGCTCGGCAAACTCAAGGTCATCAACGCGCAGCATGTGCAAAACGAGACCTTCATCCTGCCCGAGCAGATATCCGGCACCCTGGAAGTTGCAGCCCATGGCGGCTTCGCGCCAACACTCGGTCCGCAACCGGGAAGCCTGGTATCAGTGATCGCCCTGGTCAGCCTCGGCCAGGGCATAGCAGTGGTGCCCGAGTCGGTGGTCAATCACATCCGCTTGCCCAACGTGCTCTACCGCCCCCTGGAAGACTGCCGCCCGACCTCATCGCTGTCGCTGATCCACCGACGCCACGAAAAGGCCCCGGCCACGAACCGCTTCATCGACCACATCAAAGCCGCGCAGACACCCTGA
- a CDS encoding MFS transporter gives MSHASPRKTLLTASGVCALIVLDTNIVAVTLPSIARDLNAGFADIEWVISAYMLAFAALLLPAGSLADRFGRKRMLLTGLVLFILASLGCGAAPDIVYLDIARAIKGVGAALLLTSALATIGHVFHDEAERARAWALWGACMGVAMTAAPTVGGLIAELMGWRWIFYLNLPVGVGLLTLVMRNIDESRNEQSARLDPWGSLFFSASLLSLIWGLIEANRIGWGAPLTSLRLTAGALLLALFVIVERMQRRPMVDLQLFRYPRFIGALLGMFAYAGCAQVMMTLLPFYLQNGLGFSAIDSGLGMLPFAVTMLLLPRLGPTLSRHLSPAAMMALGLTLVGVGDLLCAWATGVEGYPAFAAAMAVTGAGAGLLNGDTQKNIMACVPRDRTGMASGMSTTMRFSAIMLAIGVYGALLASATLDKLNDTLASTAPDLLSQAQHIASRVVAGDMAAALETLEPGARAMIQPLAREAFVTGFGSVLWVSGLVALFAAALVGGLMRSPIPVTHLKTA, from the coding sequence ATGTCTCACGCCAGCCCCCGCAAGACCCTGCTCACGGCCTCCGGCGTGTGCGCGTTGATCGTGCTCGACACCAACATTGTCGCCGTCACGCTGCCAAGCATCGCCCGCGATCTGAACGCCGGGTTCGCCGACATCGAATGGGTGATCAGCGCCTATATGCTGGCCTTCGCCGCGCTGTTGCTGCCGGCCGGCAGCCTGGCCGACCGGTTCGGCCGCAAGCGCATGCTGCTGACGGGGCTGGTGCTGTTCATCCTGGCGTCGCTGGGTTGCGGCGCGGCGCCTGACATTGTTTACCTCGACATCGCCCGGGCGATCAAAGGCGTTGGCGCCGCGCTGCTGCTGACCTCGGCGCTGGCGACCATTGGCCATGTTTTTCACGACGAAGCCGAGCGCGCCAGGGCCTGGGCGCTTTGGGGTGCATGCATGGGCGTGGCGATGACGGCGGCGCCCACCGTCGGCGGCCTTATCGCCGAGCTGATGGGCTGGCGCTGGATTTTCTACCTGAACCTGCCGGTGGGCGTGGGCTTGCTGACACTGGTCATGCGCAACATCGACGAGTCGCGCAACGAGCAGTCGGCACGACTTGATCCGTGGGGCAGCCTGTTTTTCAGCGCCAGCCTGCTGAGCCTGATCTGGGGGCTGATCGAGGCCAATCGAATCGGCTGGGGCGCCCCGCTCACCTCTTTGCGCCTGACTGCAGGCGCACTGTTACTCGCCCTGTTTGTAATCGTGGAGCGCATGCAGCGTCGGCCCATGGTCGACTTGCAGCTGTTCAGATACCCGAGGTTCATCGGCGCTTTGCTCGGCATGTTCGCTTACGCCGGCTGCGCCCAGGTGATGATGACGCTGCTGCCGTTTTATCTGCAGAACGGTCTGGGTTTCAGCGCGATCGACTCGGGCCTGGGCATGCTGCCCTTCGCGGTCACCATGCTGTTGTTGCCCCGTCTGGGGCCGACACTGTCCCGGCACTTGTCCCCGGCGGCGATGATGGCGCTGGGCTTGACCCTCGTGGGAGTGGGCGACCTGCTCTGCGCCTGGGCAACGGGTGTTGAGGGTTACCCTGCGTTCGCGGCGGCCATGGCGGTGACCGGTGCCGGCGCCGGACTGCTCAATGGCGATACGCAGAAAAACATCATGGCGTGCGTTCCCCGCGACCGCACGGGCATGGCCTCAGGAATGAGCACGACCATGCGCTTCAGCGCGATCATGCTGGCCATCGGGGTGTATGGCGCGCTGCTGGCCAGCGCTACGCTGGACAAGTTAAACGACACACTGGCGAGTACCGCGCCCGATCTGCTGAGCCAGGCACAACACATCGCATCGCGCGTCGTGGCCGGCGACATGGCCGCCGCGCTGGAAACACTGGAGCCTGGCGCACGAGCAATGATTCAACCGCTGGCCCGGGAAGCGTTCGTCACAGGCTTCGGCTCGGTGCTCTGGGTTTCCGGCCTTGTCGCGCTGTTCGCAGCGGCGCTGGTCGGCGGGTTGATGCGCAGCCCGATCCCTGTCACGCACTTGAAAACGGCCTGA